In Bradyrhizobium lablabi, one DNA window encodes the following:
- a CDS encoding BrnT family toxin produces the protein MEFEWNPAKCAKNIAERAIDFADVVVGFADPGRKVVKDTRKDYGEVRYNMLAKVNGRVFHVTFTERGEITWIISARKANEREQRRYG, from the coding sequence ATGGAGTTCGAGTGGAACCCGGCCAAGTGCGCGAAGAATATCGCTGAACGCGCCATCGACTTCGCTGATGTGGTGGTGGGTTTTGCGGACCCCGGAAGGAAAGTGGTCAAGGACACGCGCAAAGACTACGGCGAGGTGCGCTACAACATGCTCGCTAAGGTCAACGGCCGGGTCTTTCACGTCACCTTCACCGAACGCGGAGAGATCACCTGGATCATTTCCGCGCGCAAAGCAAACGAGCGGGAGCAACGGCGTTATGGCTAA
- a CDS encoding BrnA antitoxin family protein: MAKAKVRAVLIDGKPYQKKADGSLVPLKGKTDWERLDRQTSAQVEAIAANDREGAPMSDAEWARAEIVRPEKVAVGLKLDSDVLGWFKDQGKGYQTRINTVLRRFYEVHQKTGGLDNRRRDQGRRNPSKAR, from the coding sequence ATGGCTAAGGCAAAAGTGCGCGCCGTCCTAATCGACGGCAAACCCTACCAGAAGAAAGCAGATGGCAGCCTGGTGCCTCTTAAGGGCAAGACCGACTGGGAGCGTCTGGATCGCCAGACCTCTGCCCAGGTGGAAGCTATTGCGGCCAACGATCGTGAAGGTGCGCCCATGTCTGATGCGGAGTGGGCCAGGGCGGAGATTGTGCGGCCGGAGAAGGTTGCCGTTGGCCTTAAGCTCGATAGCGATGTCCTGGGCTGGTTTAAGGACCAGGGTAAAGGCTACCAGACTCGTATCAATACAGTTCTGCGTCGCTTTTACGAGGTGCATCAAAAAACGGGGGGATTGGATAACCGTCGCCGTGATCAAGGACGGCGAAATCCGTCAAAGGCGAGGTGA
- a CDS encoding ABC transporter substrate binding protein, which yields MLPIALQSPDQLDSVFATLAAQHPDTLQLVADSGNIDLNDRIAALALAHRLPSFSTVTDFADFGGLMTYGISLQTLIVRASFFVKRILDGAKPGALPVEQPTKIEMVINLKTAKAFLPTYHLAFDGFRRP from the coding sequence GTGCTGCCGATCGCATTGCAGTCGCCCGATCAGCTCGATTCGGTTTTCGCCACCCTTGCGGCGCAACATCCCGACACGCTGCAACTTGTCGCGGATTCCGGGAATATCGATCTGAACGATCGCATCGCCGCGTTGGCGCTGGCGCATCGTCTGCCGAGTTTTTCCACCGTAACCGACTTCGCCGACTTCGGCGGCCTGATGACCTATGGGATATCATTGCAGACGCTGATCGTCAGAGCGTCGTTTTTCGTGAAAAGGATTTTGGATGGCGCAAAACCCGGCGCCCTGCCGGTGGAGCAACCGACCAAGATCGAGATGGTGATCAATCTCAAGACCGCCAAGGCGTTCCTACCAACGTATCACCTCGCCTTTGACGGATTTCGCCGTCCTTGA
- a CDS encoding GYD domain-containing protein, producing MALYMYQASYTGESWAAQMKNPQNRVESVGRQVCEAVGGKMVGGWYCFGDYDLILIADVPNNESMAAIAVTIAGGGAIKASHTTALMTGAEFLGALKKSESVAKGYKPAR from the coding sequence ATGGCGCTCTATATGTATCAGGCAAGCTACACCGGAGAATCATGGGCAGCGCAGATGAAGAACCCGCAAAACCGCGTTGAATCCGTTGGACGGCAGGTGTGCGAAGCCGTCGGCGGCAAAATGGTTGGTGGTTGGTATTGCTTCGGCGATTATGATCTCATCCTGATCGCCGATGTGCCGAACAACGAGAGCATGGCCGCCATCGCCGTGACGATTGCCGGGGGCGGCGCAATCAAGGCCAGCCATACCACTGCATTGATGACCGGAGCGGAGTTCCTGGGGGCCCTGAAGAAGTCGGAGTCCGTTGCCAAGGGTTATAAGCCCGCCCGATAG
- a CDS encoding universal stress protein, whose amino-acid sequence MKTILVPIQNTSAMKSTLETAVLLAQRTGAYIEGVPLWFGAPEFVVAELASSYSMETYRARREEETAGARKLFETFMQEHGVAAVRTTTDRPSFGWFAEVPPGEGLVGSHGRAFDVIVMSRPDAETAALYKRAIESGLFESGGPVVLSPPTAPKQIATNIMIHWNGSTEQARANALAMPLLRLAGRVTVLTVVGGQGVPGPSADQVRKQLRYNGIAVEAMNVELDGRSTGEAVLAAAKEQGCDLLVKGAFTRNRLRQMIFGGATSHIMEHADLPLWMAH is encoded by the coding sequence ATGAAGACGATTTTGGTACCAATCCAAAATACCTCGGCCATGAAATCCACGCTCGAAACGGCGGTGCTGCTCGCGCAGCGCACCGGCGCCTATATCGAGGGTGTTCCACTGTGGTTTGGCGCCCCTGAGTTTGTCGTGGCAGAGCTGGCCAGCAGCTATTCCATGGAAACCTATCGAGCGCGGCGCGAAGAGGAAACGGCGGGGGCGCGCAAGCTCTTCGAAACCTTCATGCAGGAGCACGGCGTTGCTGCTGTGAGAACGACCACGGACCGGCCTTCGTTTGGCTGGTTTGCCGAGGTGCCGCCGGGTGAAGGTCTTGTTGGCAGCCATGGCCGCGCGTTCGATGTGATCGTCATGAGCAGGCCGGACGCTGAAACGGCCGCTCTATATAAACGTGCCATCGAGTCGGGACTATTCGAAAGCGGTGGGCCTGTTGTGCTGTCGCCACCGACCGCTCCGAAACAGATCGCGACCAACATCATGATCCATTGGAATGGCAGCACCGAGCAGGCCCGCGCCAACGCTTTGGCGATGCCATTGCTGCGGCTAGCCGGGCGCGTGACGGTTTTGACTGTCGTCGGTGGACAGGGTGTGCCGGGTCCATCAGCCGATCAGGTGCGCAAGCAATTGCGGTATAATGGGATTGCCGTCGAGGCCATGAACGTTGAGCTGGACGGCCGCAGCACTGGTGAAGCGGTCCTGGCTGCGGCCAAGGAGCAAGGCTGCGATCTATTGGTCAAGGGAGCCTTCACAAGGAACAGGCTGCGGCAAATGATTTTCGGCGGCGCCACCAGCCACATCATGGAGCACGCGGACTTGCCGTTATGGATGGCGCATTAG
- a CDS encoding tyrosine-type recombinase/integrase, protein MVVRVKFKGLKIANARGKYYVYRRETGEPLIKGFIGSRAELLQKLEDPEFIQVYNRPRLLKRRAGDFPIETLGGFVHWYTCGAIDDAKEGEVDGYPKWWKLAKSTRDDYLDAFDYLRPEFDMVLNDITQPALYEVRDTCANDKWPRFADQMIAALSSMFRQAVKRGKMSFSPCLGMDKAHKADPNANREWEPEEWQFARENARLEIKICLFLARYAGLRGQTIVQVNRKQFKAHPLTGQAVRYKARKNDKFVNLPVLSELQAFMGELKVQRADGLIAVRDDGTAWPSEKEMQTRVSHWLRDQERAGHIGAGTTLHGLRVSYAAWWRRTGANTREVADLIGDESERMGAHYTRHVEAEQNIIRAFSRISDRPDKA, encoded by the coding sequence ATGGTGGTCAGGGTGAAGTTCAAAGGGCTTAAGATCGCGAACGCTCGGGGCAAGTATTACGTCTATCGCCGAGAGACCGGCGAGCCCCTGATCAAGGGTTTCATTGGCTCGCGCGCCGAATTGCTGCAGAAGCTGGAGGATCCTGAGTTCATTCAAGTCTATAACCGGCCGCGACTGCTCAAGCGTCGGGCGGGCGACTTCCCGATCGAGACCCTGGGCGGCTTCGTCCATTGGTACACCTGCGGCGCGATCGATGACGCCAAAGAAGGCGAGGTCGACGGCTATCCGAAGTGGTGGAAGCTCGCCAAGTCCACTCGTGACGACTATCTCGATGCCTTCGATTATCTGCGGCCCGAGTTCGATATGGTGCTCAACGATATCACGCAGCCGGCTCTCTACGAGGTGCGCGACACCTGCGCGAATGACAAATGGCCCCGCTTCGCCGACCAGATGATCGCGGCGCTATCCTCGATGTTCCGGCAAGCCGTGAAGCGGGGCAAGATGTCCTTCAGCCCGTGCCTGGGCATGGACAAGGCCCACAAGGCCGATCCCAACGCTAACCGCGAGTGGGAGCCAGAGGAGTGGCAATTCGCGCGCGAGAACGCTCGGCTCGAGATCAAGATTTGCCTGTTCCTCGCACGCTACGCCGGCCTCCGCGGCCAGACGATCGTTCAGGTCAACCGGAAGCAGTTCAAGGCGCATCCACTTACCGGGCAAGCCGTCCGGTACAAGGCGCGCAAGAACGACAAATTCGTGAACCTACCGGTGCTGTCCGAGCTGCAGGCCTTCATGGGCGAGCTGAAGGTGCAGCGGGCAGACGGGCTGATCGCCGTCCGCGACGACGGCACCGCGTGGCCGTCCGAGAAGGAGATGCAGACCCGGGTGAGCCATTGGCTGCGCGACCAGGAGCGCGCCGGCCACATTGGCGCCGGCACCACGCTGCACGGTTTGCGCGTGTCCTACGCCGCTTGGTGGAGGCGCACCGGCGCCAACACCCGCGAGGTGGCCGATCTGATAGGCGACGAGTCGGAACGCATGGGCGCCCACTATACCCGGCACGTCGAGGCCGAGCAGAACATCATCCGGGCATTCAGCAGGATCAGCGACCGTCCGGACAAGGCGTGA
- a CDS encoding IS30 family transposase, protein MAHKFHRGFTAAEKTELWDRWKRGESLKAIGRAFGKQSSSIYFLVAPHGGFRPAERRRSRLALTLAEREVISRGVTAHRSARSIAKLLGRSPSTVSREMNRNGGYDRYRATLADENAWARARRPKCCKLASSPRLRRAVAGKLRLDWSPEQIAGWLKRTHPEDECNQVSHETIYRSLFVQTRGVLKKELLSHLRSKRSMRRSKPVDPDGDRRGHIKDIVSIRQRPAAVEDRAVPGHWEGDLLSGPNNSYIATLVERHTRYVMLAKVAGKDTRTVVTALIKQAKKLPKELYKSLTWDRGKELTDHRRFTLATKIDVYFCDPQSPWQRGSNENTNGLLRQYFPKGTDLSVHSQAYLNKVARQLNERPRETLQFETPAERFSACVASTG, encoded by the coding sequence ATGGCTCACAAATTTCATAGAGGGTTTACTGCGGCAGAGAAAACGGAGTTATGGGATCGCTGGAAGCGCGGGGAGTCGCTAAAGGCGATCGGACGCGCTTTTGGTAAGCAGTCATCGTCGATCTATTTTTTGGTGGCTCCGCATGGTGGGTTTCGTCCTGCCGAGCGGCGTCGCTCCAGGCTGGCATTGACGCTCGCGGAACGCGAGGTGATTTCCAGAGGTGTTACGGCACATCGATCGGCCCGATCGATCGCCAAGTTGCTTGGCCGCTCACCCTCGACGGTGAGCCGGGAAATGAACCGTAATGGCGGCTATGACCGCTACCGAGCGACGCTTGCGGACGAGAATGCCTGGGCGCGAGCTCGTCGTCCAAAATGCTGTAAATTGGCGAGCAGTCCGCGGCTACGGCGAGCTGTCGCGGGGAAGCTCAGATTGGATTGGTCACCCGAGCAGATAGCCGGCTGGCTGAAGAGAACGCATCCTGAAGACGAGTGTAATCAGGTGTCACACGAGACGATCTACCGCAGCTTATTTGTACAAACCCGTGGCGTGCTCAAGAAAGAGCTGCTTAGTCATCTTCGATCGAAGCGCTCGATGCGTCGCTCCAAGCCGGTCGATCCGGATGGCGATAGACGGGGGCATATCAAGGATATCGTCTCAATCCGCCAGCGACCGGCGGCGGTTGAAGATCGAGCGGTGCCTGGCCATTGGGAAGGCGATCTGCTGTCCGGGCCGAACAACAGCTACATCGCGACCTTGGTCGAGCGTCATACGCGCTACGTGATGTTGGCCAAGGTGGCCGGTAAGGACACCCGAACGGTCGTCACCGCGCTCATCAAGCAGGCGAAGAAGCTACCAAAGGAGCTGTATAAGTCGCTGACCTGGGACCGGGGAAAGGAACTTACGGATCATCGCCGCTTTACGTTGGCGACCAAAATCGACGTCTATTTTTGCGATCCGCAAAGCCCGTGGCAGCGCGGGTCGAACGAGAACACCAATGGCCTGCTGAGACAGTACTTTCCGAAGGGCACCGACTTGTCGGTGCACTCACAAGCCTACCTGAACAAAGTGGCTCGTCAGCTAAACGAACGACCACGTGAGACCTTGCAATTTGAAACCCCAGCAGAGAGATTTAGCGCCTGTGTTGCGTCGACCGGTTGA
- a CDS encoding DUF2312 domain-containing protein, whose translation MSDISIPGGRIRSFVERIEHLDTELQELNESKKEVFSEAKAEGFDVKILKEIIKLRKQDKDERDERDTLLDMYMRAMETAGPELAAKAA comes from the coding sequence ATGTCTGACATCAGCATTCCCGGCGGACGGATCCGTTCTTTCGTAGAGCGGATCGAGCACTTGGACACCGAATTGCAGGAGTTGAACGAGTCGAAAAAGGAAGTCTTTTCGGAGGCCAAGGCTGAGGGTTTTGATGTGAAAATCCTCAAGGAAATCATCAAGCTGAGGAAGCAGGACAAGGACGAGCGCGACGAGCGCGACACTCTGCTTGATATGTATATGAGGGCGATGGAAACAGCCGGCCCGGAATTGGCCGCCAAGGCCGCTTGA
- a CDS encoding ABC transporter substrate binding protein: MIADHCGNQEHHGYLTVTEPGGAVIVPPDSFMSARFKLVVEMATRYNVPAIFQFRYFAAEGGLVSYGIDLPDLYLRSASYVDRILRGEKPANLAVQQPTKFQLVINLKTAKTLGLTVPSALLATADEVIE; this comes from the coding sequence ATGATCGCAGACCATTGTGGCAACCAAGAACATCATGGCTACCTTACTGTTACTGAACCCGGAGGCGCGGTAATCGTTCCTCCCGATTCTTTCATGTCGGCCCGTTTCAAACTCGTTGTCGAAATGGCCACGCGTTACAACGTTCCCGCGATATTTCAGTTTAGGTATTTTGCCGCTGAGGGCGGCCTCGTTTCCTACGGCATTGATCTTCCCGATCTGTATTTGCGTTCCGCTTCCTATGTCGATCGCATCCTTCGGGGCGAGAAACCAGCCAATCTTGCGGTACAGCAACCCACAAAGTTTCAACTAGTGATCAACCTCAAAACCGCGAAAACGCTGGGGCTTACCGTTCCCTCCGCCCTATTGGCCACCGCGGACGAAGTGATTGAATAA
- a CDS encoding LuxR family transcriptional regulator, with translation MDKIFEQFVQDLSMHDSTPEIERLLRRTLDQYGFSCFAYLSFAPRGDDDDTLVMTTYPSSWVEQYCANRYDRIDPVIARSITTTLPFAWSGDRFDTELTNKQKWLLDEASEFGIRHGVTIPIHDRQGKVATLTLAACDSRSAFDARVEQYRHQLHLIAIYLHAQLRNVTPPHISPLRPCLTQRERSCLQWAARGKSALDTAEIISVSRRTVVFHTENAKRKLGVATVQQAVAKGLMYDIISM, from the coding sequence ATGGATAAAATATTTGAACAATTCGTTCAAGATCTCTCGATGCACGATAGCACGCCTGAAATTGAGCGTTTGTTGCGACGAACTTTGGATCAATACGGCTTTTCGTGTTTTGCCTATCTAAGCTTCGCGCCACGAGGCGATGACGACGACACACTGGTAATGACGACGTATCCGAGTTCCTGGGTGGAACAGTACTGCGCAAATCGGTATGACAGGATCGATCCGGTTATCGCGCGCTCGATCACAACGACGCTTCCCTTCGCGTGGTCGGGCGACCGATTCGATACAGAGCTAACCAACAAGCAAAAGTGGCTTTTAGACGAGGCCAGCGAGTTCGGGATTCGACATGGCGTCACCATTCCGATCCATGATCGCCAGGGAAAGGTTGCAACGCTCACGCTCGCCGCTTGCGATTCCCGTTCGGCGTTCGATGCCCGAGTCGAGCAATACCGCCATCAGCTGCATCTCATTGCGATCTACCTGCATGCGCAACTGCGCAACGTAACGCCGCCGCACATTTCACCGCTTCGCCCATGCCTGACTCAGCGCGAGAGGTCCTGCCTGCAATGGGCAGCTCGCGGAAAGAGCGCTTTGGATACCGCGGAAATTATAAGCGTCAGCCGCCGAACGGTGGTCTTTCACACCGAGAACGCCAAGCGCAAGCTCGGAGTGGCGACCGTGCAGCAGGCGGTCGCCAAGGGACTGATGTACGACATCATCAGCATGTAG
- a CDS encoding acyl-homoserine-lactone synthase, giving the protein MIRIVTKDNAERHVSSLYQMHRIRKTVFKDRLGWDVTVSGELEFDEYDALGPSYLLSIDRYGTLNGCVRLLPTTGPNMLRDIFASFVTKAAVPRGERVWEASRFAVSGNTTAAEAGLSQTTYDLLIGVLKFGLSNGISTIACVVDVRMERILRRAGWQLERLGPAHRIGNTIAMAGQLDVSAQILRQLEARVGLAHAAAA; this is encoded by the coding sequence ATGATAAGAATTGTCACAAAAGACAACGCAGAACGCCACGTCAGCAGTTTGTATCAAATGCATCGCATTCGGAAGACGGTGTTCAAGGACCGGCTCGGCTGGGACGTCACCGTAAGCGGCGAACTCGAGTTCGACGAATACGACGCCTTGGGGCCGAGCTATCTGCTCTCGATAGACAGATATGGTACCCTCAACGGTTGCGTCCGCCTTCTGCCGACGACCGGTCCGAATATGCTTCGCGACATCTTTGCGTCTTTTGTGACCAAGGCAGCCGTGCCTCGCGGCGAACGGGTGTGGGAAGCCAGCCGATTTGCCGTGAGCGGGAACACTACCGCGGCTGAAGCAGGCCTATCACAAACGACCTACGACCTGCTGATCGGCGTTCTGAAATTCGGCCTGTCAAACGGCATAAGCACGATCGCCTGTGTCGTCGACGTGCGAATGGAGCGAATCCTGAGGCGCGCTGGCTGGCAGCTCGAGCGCCTCGGCCCCGCGCACCGAATCGGCAACACCATCGCCATGGCCGGACAGCTTGACGTGTCCGCACAAATCCTCCGACAGCTTGAAGCACGCGTGGGCCTCGCGCACGCCGCCGCAGCCTGA
- a CDS encoding MbtH family protein encodes MSNPFDDQGGAFVVLVNDQGQYSLWPAAAEIPAGWSTAYEQNGREACIEYIGKNWTDMRPRTGADIQQASLPSR; translated from the coding sequence GTGAGCAACCCTTTTGACGATCAAGGCGGCGCCTTCGTCGTTCTGGTCAATGACCAAGGTCAATATTCGCTCTGGCCCGCAGCCGCCGAAATTCCGGCCGGCTGGTCCACCGCCTACGAGCAGAACGGCCGCGAGGCCTGCATCGAATACATCGGCAAGAATTGGACGGACATGCGTCCGAGAACCGGCGCCGACATCCAACAGGCATCACTGCCGAGCCGGTAA